A window of the Diabrotica undecimpunctata isolate CICGRU chromosome 1, icDiaUnde3, whole genome shotgun sequence genome harbors these coding sequences:
- the LOC140433976 gene encoding uncharacterized protein has product MRSSSGYSLNDILLKGKTLQPELFDILLRFRLYTYVFTSDIQKMYRQVQIHPDHTFLQNILWRDSLEQDIECLELQTVTYGTKSASFQSTRCLMELAKTHQNNYPLASDALLTGCYVDDILYGANDTQTLLKAHNEITDLLNKACSS; this is encoded by the coding sequence ATGAGAAGTTCCAGTGGCTATTCTCTTAATGACATCCTGTTGAAAGGAAAAACTCTTCAGCCTGAACTTTTCGACATTCTCCTTCGGTTTAGATTGTATACCTATGTCTTCACTTCCGACATACaaaaaatgtacaggcaggtACAAATTCATCCTGATCACACATTCCTGCAGAATATCCTCTGGCGGGATTCTCTGGAACAGGACATCGAATGTCTTGAGCTTCAAACCGTAACTTATGGAACAAAAAGCGCAAGCTTTCAAAGTACTCGTTGTTTGATGGAATTAGCTAAAACTCATCAAAACAACTACCCATTGGCCTCCGATGCTCTCTTAACAGGCTGCTATGTAGATGACATTCTATATGGGGCCAATGACACGCAAACTCTTCTTAAGGCTCATAATGAGATAACTGACCTACTCAACAAGGCATGCTCTTCATAA
- the LOC140433980 gene encoding uncharacterized protein — MDQLKKQRKPLKSKISRISNWLRDNSAQETDPLQFQLRRTELTNCYAKYDDLMDQIEELDEAKTEERDREEIEEKYFSTLAGLQHRMEMLQPLSHQSSFTSPRLASAKVTLPEIKIQTFSGCFSEWSAFYQLFETLINNNPELNNVQRFVYLKSFLRNEPLQLVENIQVLEENFQIALDTLRNRYENKSRVISLHIQRLLKVPSLVKTNAKALREFLVTAKQTLLALKNMNVPIEHWDLLLIEIFLQKVDFTTHRSFEYELGSKNIPTLNQFFDFLEKKCDIMEKLNSSDNNDKKVIKTNSKTVLFSSASNKNNSYSKTCVFCNNATHTIYACTKFANLFLQDKYKFVNENKLCRNCLGTKHFSQNCSSQRLCGICKKTHHTLLHNDHENSSSSSRSFQRHNHATSRNVQNTWSDGEAGPSNSVSLSESQTSQVSNVMTSLSALSIKQDVLLTTALVTIYSKHGVPIHARCILDSGSQSSFVSKDLVQKLNLSPYSKRLQISTISEHSSFSNKMVDLEIFPYKRNGNGFKISCAILDNITCRLPQVSINRSKFNIPSTVTLADPTYSVPGNIDLLLASDIYSELLSDSLIRLGKGLPVLQNTHLGYIMFGALPPYAFHKGIYRSQLSPTQSNVSLFVQSTSEEDKLDNIIRQFFEVEEVTPSVKISSSEDLAEQIFTEITQILPSGRFLVKLPLISETSHKMLGNSYNMARKRFISLENKLLKHENVYSQYKAFINEYVSLGHAKRFLFLSQMCT; from the coding sequence ATGGATCAATTGAAGAAACAACGCAAACCGTTGAAATCAAAAATCTCTCGTATCTCTAATTGGTTAAGGGATAACTCTGCTCAAGAAACGGATCCCTTGCAGTTCCAACTCCGTCGTACTGAACTAACGAATTGTTACGCCAAATATGATGACCTCATGGATCAGATTGAGGAACTGGACGAAGCAAAGACTGAAGAACGCGATagggaagaaattgaagaaaagtaCTTCTCAACTCTGGCAGGTCTTCAACATAGAATGGAGATGCTCCAACCTCTTTCACATCAGTCCAGTTTCACTTCTCCACGTTTAGCTAGTGCTAAAGTGACTCTTCCCgaaattaaaattcaaacttTCTCAGGATGCTTCTCAGAATGGAGTGCATTCTATCAGCTCTTCGAGACGTTAATTAATAATAACCCGGAACTCAACAACGTCCAGCGTTTTGTTTATCTCAAATCTTTTCTACGCAACGAACCTCTCCAGTTGGTAGAAAACATTCAAGTTTTAGAAGAAAACTTCCAAATCGCGTTAGACACTCTTCGAAATCGCTACGAAAACAAATCGCGCGTAATTAGTTTACATATACAGCGTCTTTTGAAAGTTCCATCCTTAGTCAAAACTAATGCAAAGGCCTTACGTGAATTTTTGGTCACCGCAAAACAGACCTTACTCGCGCTAAAAAATATGAATGTACCCATCGAGCATTGGGATctcttattaatagaaatatttttgcaaaaagtgGACTTTACCACTCACCGGTCTTTCGAATACGAGTTAGGGTCAAAAAATATTCCCACGctaaatcaattctttgattttttagaaaaaaagtgtgaCATTATGGAAAAGTTAAACTCCTCAGATAATAacgataaaaaagttattaaaacaaaCTCTAAAACGGTTCTCTTCTCTTcggcaagtaataaaaataactcatacTCCAAAACATGCGTATTTTGTAATAATGCTACACACACTATTTATGCATGCACAAAATTTGCTAATCTTTTCTTACAGGATAAGtataaatttgttaatgaaaacAAACTATGTCGCAACTGTTTAGGAACTAAACACTTCTCTCAGAATTGTTCGTCTCAACGTTTATGTGGTATATGCAAGAAAACGCATCACACACTCTTGCACAATGACCATGAAAATAGCTCTTCTTCTAGTAGATCTTTTCAACGACACAATCACGCAACCTCTCGCAATGTACAAAACACTTGGTCTGATGGTGAAGCCGGTCCAAGtaattctgtctctctctctgaaTCTCAAACCTCTCAGGTCTCAAATGTGATGACTTCTCTCTCTGCTCTGTCAATAAAGCAGGATGTTCTGCTGACAACCGCTCTAGTAACTATTTATTCAAAGCATGGCGTACCCATACACGCTAGATGTATTTTAGATAGTGGATCTCAGTCGTCATTTGTCTCTAAAGATTTGGTTCAAAAATTAAATCTCTCTCCTTATAGCAAAAGGTTACAAATCTCTACCATCTCTGAACATAGTTCATTCTCGAACAAAATGGTCGATCTAGAAATTTTTCCATACAAAAGAAATGGTAATGGTTTCAAAATCTCCTGTGCTATTTTAGACAACATAACTTGTAGACTCCCCCAGGTATCCATAAACAGAAGTAAATTTAATATCCCCTCTACAGTCACTCTCGCAGATCCCACCTACTCTGTCCCTGGAAATATAGATCTTCTTCTTGCCAGTGACATATATAGCGAATTGTTATCGGATAGTTTAATACGTTTAGGTAAAGGACTCCCTGTTCTCCAGAACACACACTTAGGGTACATTATGTTTGGTGCTTTACCTCCTTACGCATTTCACAAAGGAATTTATCGGTCACAGTTGTCCCCTACACAGTCAAATGTCTCTTTATTTGTCCAGTCCACATCTGAGGAAGATAAGCTCGATAATATAATTCGACAATTCTTCGAAGTCGAAGAAGTGACCCCCTCAGTTAAAATCTCCTCCTCTGAGGATCTGGCTGAACAAATATTCACTGAAATAACTCAAATTCTACCTTCTGGTCGGTTTCTGGTAAAGCTTCCTCTCATTTCTGAAACATCACATAAAATGCTGGGCAATTCTTACAATATGGCTAGGAAAAGGTTTAttagtttagaaaataaactCTTAAAACACGAAAATGTATACTCTCAATATAAAGCATTCATCAATGAATATGTTTCTCTTGGACATGCCAAAAGGTTCCTCTTTCTCTcacaaatgtgcacttag